From Bombyx mori chromosome 3, ASM3026992v2, the proteins below share one genomic window:
- the LOC101739441 gene encoding protein charybde, whose amino-acid sequence MEILPVTNQFNVGFNSEKAWSGPTWREAPAPVPTEAALAQRLERELRAAKGASELATAEVLVPAELLARASRQTLALAEGEPCGSRGAAVIIDVAGRRLAAFKIDPNTLTTHEIHLHLEHDPTNWTSLLPQFLKNLTRGGTIIISPQFTIEKKKLFRSQAE is encoded by the exons ATGGAGATCCTGCCGGTCACCAATCAATTTAATGTGGGATTCAACAGCGAAAAAG CGTGGAGCGGGCCGACATGGCGGGAagcgccggcgccggtgccgacGGAAGCGGCGCTGGCCCAGAGGCTCGAGAGAGAACTACGAGCGGCCAAAGGAGCCAGCGAGCTCGCCACCGCGGAGGTCTTAGTGCCGGCGGAGCTGCTCGCGAGGGCGTCGCGGCAGACCCTCGCGCTAGCGGAGGGAGAGCCCTGTGGGTCCCGGGGCGCAGCCGTCATCATCGACGTCGCGGGACGAAGACTAGCAGCCTTCAAAATAGACCCGAATACGTTGACCACGCACGAAATACATCTACACCTTGAACACGACCCCACGAACTGGACGAGTCTGTTGCCGCAATTCTTAAA AAATTTAACGCGAGGCGgcaccatcatcatcagcccccAGTTCACGATAGAGAAGAAGAAATTGTTCAGGAGCCAGGCGGAGTGA